A genome region from Rhizobium sp. NXC14 includes the following:
- a CDS encoding cytochrome c peroxidase, giving the protein MRFLVAASLFAMAAAQSAAADLSAYKRPLTVPFEKVTPYSPQLATLGKMLFFDPRLSGNKNMTCASCHNPSFGFETPVKTPIGAANTALARQAPTVLNVAWVSPFFWDGRAKNLEEQAAGPITAAAEMNGKLETAVAEMQNIPDYKAWFGEVFPDKGITRETILTAIATYERTVVSNWSPFDRWVDGDEKAVSDSAKRGFEVFTGSAGCSACHSGWNFTDNKFHDIGLPDEDIGRFKIDPSSPNNQHAFKTPGLRNTLYRGPYMHDGSLKSMEGVIAHYESGGVGRPSQDPAMMPFLLTDQERDDLIAFLGTLTAEKQDIPLPTLPN; this is encoded by the coding sequence ATGCGTTTTCTGGTTGCAGCTTCCCTCTTTGCAATGGCCGCAGCCCAGTCCGCGGCGGCCGATCTTTCCGCCTACAAAAGGCCGCTGACGGTGCCTTTCGAGAAGGTGACGCCCTATTCGCCGCAACTCGCGACGCTCGGCAAGATGCTGTTCTTCGATCCCCGGCTTTCCGGCAACAAGAACATGACCTGCGCCAGCTGCCATAATCCTTCCTTCGGCTTCGAGACGCCGGTGAAGACACCGATCGGCGCGGCCAATACCGCGCTCGCCCGCCAGGCGCCGACAGTCCTGAACGTCGCCTGGGTATCACCCTTCTTCTGGGATGGCCGCGCCAAGAACCTGGAGGAGCAGGCAGCAGGTCCCATTACCGCAGCCGCCGAGATGAACGGCAAGCTCGAAACCGCTGTCGCCGAAATGCAGAACATTCCCGATTACAAGGCGTGGTTCGGCGAGGTCTTCCCCGATAAAGGGATCACAAGGGAGACGATCCTGACGGCGATCGCCACCTATGAGCGGACAGTGGTTTCCAACTGGTCGCCCTTCGACCGCTGGGTGGATGGCGACGAGAAGGCGGTCTCCGACAGCGCCAAGCGCGGCTTCGAGGTCTTCACCGGCAGCGCCGGCTGTTCCGCCTGCCATTCGGGCTGGAATTTCACGGACAACAAGTTTCATGACATCGGCCTGCCGGATGAGGATATAGGCCGCTTCAAGATTGATCCGAGCAGCCCGAACAATCAGCATGCCTTCAAGACGCCGGGCCTGCGCAACACGCTCTATCGCGGCCCCTATATGCATGACGGCAGCCTGAAGAGCATGGAGGGGGTCATCGCCCATTACGAAAGCGGCGGCGTCGGGCGCCCCTCGCAGGACCCCGCCATGATGCCCTTCCTGCTGACCGACCAGGAACGCGATGATCTGATCGCCTTTTTGGGAACTCTGACCGCCGAAAAGCAGGACATTCCCCTGCCGACGTTGCCGAACTAA